Proteins from a single region of Lampris incognitus isolate fLamInc1 chromosome 16, fLamInc1.hap2, whole genome shotgun sequence:
- the soul3 gene encoding heme-binding protein soul3 — translation MDRGGCQMNGGGGDGPDPGSGMITLEDLESFSEEQPSDSGNGSLEEVGETMEEAVDPDRLLHYWQDVARGHQVDVPQEMSQPIQLLSSNNQGRSEREQVPFTVITRKEKCGELLYEKRHYEKARWACITMREDTYEQSICYGFMRLMRYICQQNALGDYLGMTLPILTVIHTDESHSVVSRDVTVAYYLPTNLQDQPPQPLDSDIVIEIWPAAVVYTRPFTGPTNEVTIVNQISTFAELLDSPGVCVNDSFIVAGYTNPAHSNRQNEIWFLERC, via the exons ATGGACCGAGGCGGCTGCCAAATGAATGGCGGTGGCGGTGACGGGCCCGACCCAGGCTCCGGGATGATCACACTGGAAGACCTGGAGTCTTTTTCGGAAGAGCAACCCTCCGATTCGGGCAACGGGAGTCTGGAGGAGGTGGGTGAAACAATGGAGGAGGCCGTGGATCCGGATCGACTGCTTCACTATTGGCAGGACGTGGCGAGGGGACACCAAGTCGACGTGCCTCAAG aaatgtcacaaCCCATCCAGTTGCTATCCAGTAACAACCAGGGACGCAGTGAGAGAGAACAAGTTCCTTTCACAGTCATTACACGCAAGGAGAAG TGTGGTGAGTTGCTGTATGAGAAGCGGCACTATGAGAAGGCCCGCTGGGCATGTATCACGATGCGTGAGGACACTTATGAACAGAGCATCTGCTATGGCTTTATGAGGCTAATGAGATATATCTGCCAACAGAACGCCTTAG GTGACTACCTTGGCATGACATTGCCCATCTTGACAGTGATTCACACAGACGAGAGCCACTCTGTAGTGTCCCGTGATGTAACTGTGGCCTACTACCTTCCCACTAACCTCCAGGACCAGCCGCCACAACCTTTAGACAGTGACATTGTCATAGAGATCTGGCCTGCCGCTGTGGTATACACAAG GCCCTTTACTGGACCCACCAATGAAGTGACAATCGTGAATCAGATCAGCACATTCGCTGAGTTGCTGGATTCCCCTGGTGTGTGCGTCAATGATTCTTTCATTGTGGCCGGGTACACCAACCCTGCTCACAGCAACCGTCAGAATGAGATCTGGTTCCTGGAGCGATGCTGA
- the iqcc gene encoding IQ domain-containing protein C, with protein MEGSHWENLMIKFQAHARGYLMREEVSRARKDFEDIVKEIDGDLTHLQWRETIVALPYFTDTDGAFFGPSVNSSARKTLKPAVDISVCQPPAPLSEEGLFDSCLPPVNLKAERDCSHRQGQAFFSGVCYRSSPASEEEGGQRDSCWGSQMEDGGLVMESTEDTTTVWNSLGLDLSPTHAQGGPQHHCLARGVPCTREALRLHRNTLAMELLWLQQAIASRKKYLSLKERLSIS; from the exons ATGGAAGGGAGCCACTGGGAGAACTTAATGATCAAATTTCAG GCGCATGCCCGTGGTTACTTGATGAGAGAGGAAGTCAGTCGTGCACGGAAAGATTTTGAGGACATCGTGAAAGAGATCGATGGAGACCTGACCCATTTACAATGGAGGGAGACTATCGTTGCCCTCCCGTACTTCACAGACACT GATGGCGCGTTTTTTGGACCCTCAGTAAACAGCTCTGCCAGAAAGACATTGAAACCAGCAGTAGACATCAGTGTCTGTCAGCCACCTGCACCCCTCTCAGAGGAGGGACTATTCGACAGTTGTCTCCCTCCTGTGAATCTAAAGGCAGAGAGAGATTGTTCACACAGGCAAGGGCAGGCCTTCTTCTCTGGGGTCTGTTACAGGAGCAGTCCAGCTTCAGAGGAggaaggggggcagagagacagctgTTGGGGGAGCCAGATGGAGGATGGAGGTTTGGTGATGGAGAGCACAGAGGACACTACCACTGTCTGGAACAGTCTGGGGCTGGACTTGAGCCCCACTCACGCTCAGGGAG GTCCCCAGCACCACTGTTTGGCTCGGGGGGTGCCCTGTACCCGAGAAGCCCTGCGTCTCCATAGAAATACCCTGGCCATGGAGCTGCTCTGGCTCCAGCAGGCCATTGCCAGTAGGAAAAAg TACTTGTCACTGAAAGAGAGGCTGAGTATTTCCTGA